From Spiroplasma endosymbiont of Amphimallon solstitiale:
GCACCTAAGATAGCAACAATAGGGCCACCATGACCAGCAGCATCAGTTAATAAGAAAGCACCGGCAATACTACCAGCAACAGCACTACCAATAATATTACTAATAATAGCGCGTTTTGGATCTCTTACTGCAAAAGGAATCGCACCTTCAGAAATACCAATACACCCCATTAACATTGCTGTTAAACCTAATGTACGTTCACTTTCATTAAAGAATTTACGAAAAATCAAAGTTGTTAAACCCATTCCAAGTGGTGCAACAGGAATAGCTGCAGCTACTGCTCCCATAAATAATTGTGAACTAGGATCAGCAGTTATCGTTGTTGAGGCTGCTAAAAAAGCAACTTTGTTAATTGGACCACCCATATCAAATCCAATCATGGCTCCTAGCAACATTCCAATTGCTGCCATTGCTTCACGTGGCATGTGAGTTAATCCATTTTGAAATTGTTCCATTATTCAACCAATTGGAGCTCCAATTACATAAATAAAAGTGAAACTAATTAAAAATGTTACTACAATAGGAATAAAGAAAATTGGCATAATTGGAGCAATAGTCTTTGGTACTTTTCAAGTAATAATTCATCTTACTAAATATCCAACACTTGGACCAATTAATAATGCTCCTAAAAATCCAGCAGAAACCTTTGGTTCTAAACCAGCAATTGGATAAACTAATCCTGCTGTATTAGCAACATATGCACTTACCATTGCCGGAACCAAGGCAGCACGTCCTGCAATTGAATTAGCGATAAAACCAGCTAAAATTGGAATCATTAATGTAAAAGCAATACTTCCAGCTTGATTCATAAAATAAAGAAAATGATTATGTGGTAAATCTTTAATATCAAAGTTTGCACCATAAACTGCTTTAGCAATACCAATTGATAATGCTAACATAATTCCACCAAAAACAACAAATGGAACCATATAACCAACACCAGCCATAATATGTTTCATAATTCCCTGTTTATCAGTAGTAAATAAATCATTTGATTTATTTACTTTTTCCGCTTTTTGTCCCGATTCTGACTTGTTTATTTCATAAGGTTTTGCGTTAGCAAAAGCATCATTAACAATACTTTCAGGATTTTTAATAACTTTGCTAATTTCTACTTTATATAATGGTTTATTATTAAAACGTTCTAATTTTAAATCTGCAACACCGGCCGATACTGCAATAATAACTAAATCAGCATTGGCAATATCAGTTGCTGTAAAAGCACCTTTAATACCAATACTACCATGAGTTTCAACTTTAATATTATAGCCTAAATTTTTTGCAGCAATTTCTAATTTATCTTGTGCAATATAAGTATGTGCTACTCCAACTGGACAAGCAGTAATTGCTATAATATTTTTAGTTTTTTTTGAAGAACCTTTCATATCTTCACTAATAGTTTTACTACTAGTTTCAACATTAGGTTTATTATTAATATTTAGTGATTGAATAATTACTTTTTTATCTTTTGAATTAAATAATATTGATTGAAATTCCGGTTTTGTTAATCTTTGTGCCACTTTTGATAAAATTTCCAAGTGCTCATTACCAGCACTTTTTAGTGGCACAATTAAAGCAATAATTGCTTTAACGGGTTGTTCATCTAGTGCTTTCCAAGGAATTGGCTGTTTAAAACGCATAATAAAAATTCCTGATTTAACAATATCTTCATTACGAGCATGTGGCACAGCAACACCACCACCAAAACCAGTAGTTCCTTCTCCTTCTCTTTGTAGAAAACTATTAACTAGTGATTTTTCACTAATATTTTTTTTCAAAAAACCTAATTTTTTAGCAGAAGTTGCTATTTCTTGAAAAGCTTCTGCTTGTGTTTTACAATCAGATTCAATAAAAACGTGTTCTACTGTCAAAATATCATCTTGTTTAGACAACATACTTCATCTCCTTACTTAATAAATATTCATGACATAATATTAAATTATTATTTTAAAAAAAACAGTTTTTTTATTTAAAAAATTAATTAAATTTTTTAATTACTTTATTAGTTTTAATTCTATTTTCTAAATATCAATCTTTATGCTTTGATTTTAATAAATATGTTGTTACTAAATCATTAAAATAAGTAATAGCAAATAATGGAGAAATAAATATTTCTTGTGCTTCATAAAGTCCTGAAGAAACAATATTAAATGTTCAATCAGCATAAGTCACTAATTCAGTTTTATCTTGTGATGTAACAACTGCAATTTTAGCATTATTCTTTTTAGCAAGTTTAGCTGCTTCAACAATAGTAGCGGTTTTACCTGATAATGAAAAAAGAATTATTACATCTTCTGGAATAATTAAAGAAGCATGCATTAAAATACTATCATCATCTTTATTTAAACAGATTGATCGTAAACCAAACCGATATAATTTATTTGATAAATCCTCCGCACCTAAACCAGAATGACCAATGCCTGCTAAATAAATACAAGCTTTACGATTATCATCTATTCAATTAATAAATCTTTGTAATTCCTCATAATTAATCGTTGAATCATTTAAATCCATCAGTTTTTTATAATGTTCTTTTAAAACACTACGATCACCAAAAAACTCACGATTTAAAGCTTTGAAAGTAGTTTCTTGCGCAGCTAAACTAATGATAAATTCACGATAACCTTTAAATCCCAATTTCTTAATTAAATTATAAACAACACTATAACCAACAGTATTTTCTTTAGCCAAAGAACTAATAGTAACTTGATCCATTTTTTGACTATTCTTATTAATATAGTTAATAAGAACTTTTTCTTTTTTTGTGAAATTATTTTCTTCCTTTGATACTCTAGATCAAAAATTATCATTGATAAGCATGTAAAAACTCCTTTTTAAACTAATGTAAAATATTTAAATATTATTATTTTTTAATTATGTGATGAAAATGGATCATTAATATAATATGGTTGCAAATCTTCCATGTTTTTTACTTCGATAAAATATGGTGACAACTTTTGAAAATTTTCCACAATATTACACTTTTCTAAATTTTCAATTATTTTATAATCTAGTAAATCACTAATAATACCAATTTTAGCATTTTCATCTACTAATTGCGGCTGAATAATTATTTTTCCATTATCACATACTGCCAAATAACTTTTATTATTGTATGCTGACAAAACACTTATTGATTTTATTAATCCTGTCTGTAATAATAAACTATTAATAGTAAAAACCGTTAAAAAACTATTCAAAACTTTAAGTGTTTTGACAAAAGTAATTGCTACTCTAATTCCAGTATAACTGCCAGGACCATTTGCAATAACTACTTTTGAAATATCTTTTAATTTTATTTTACATTTTACAAGTAAATTAGTAATAGTTGGAATTGCCAATTCTGTTTGTTTTTGTCAAGCAATAAATGATGAACTTGCTAAAATTTTATTACCTTGCAAAATCACCACTGTTAATTTGTTATTTGTTGTATCTAAATATAATTGATACATAACATCACCTTATTATTTCATTTAGTTGCTATTAATAATTTTCTAATATCTTACATACTTATTATAATATCATGTATAATGTAATTAAAATAGAAAAAATATAGAATTGTGAGTTGATCCATATGGGAATAGGAAAAAATATAGGATTTAAAAGTAAATTTTCTGATTTTTTACTTTGATCTGGACTAATTATTGCTGTTATAGGTCTAATAATGCAATTTGCAATAGTTTTAATTGAGTATAAACCAATAACAGTTGGAACACCCAATCCTCATAATTTATGAACTCCAGATGGCCCATGAGTTGGTATTTGAACAATGATTTCTACCTTTACTATTCAATCAAATTTTTTAGTTTTTCTTTTCTTTTGTTTTGTATTAACAAATCGTTTTCATGACAATCGCGCACAATTTGTTTTTGGGCGCTTTTCATTAGCAATTACTGTTTATATTACCGTAACTCTTATCGTATTTTTTGCTGTATTATTTAAACCAATGATAAATAATTTAGATAGTAGTAATAGTATTAGCATATTAAATTTTATAAATACATTTTTATTACATTTAATAGTACCAGTGATAGTGATTTTATATTTTATGTTTTCTGCTGGTAAATACTACTGAAAACTTGGAAAACAAACATATCTTTGAATACCAATTATTTCTATTTACATGTTTGTATATTTAGGTTATGCACTTGCTAAAGGAAATTTTGTTGGTTTTTTAAGAAAAGGAACAACAGAAATTGATTATTCATTTCCATATCCATTTTTAGATTTTCATAAAAGTTTAACTACTTTCTTTATTTATATCTTTGCAATTTTAATCTTATACATAATTTTGATGTTACTTTTTACTCTTTATAATAATATTCTTTATAAGAAAAATAATAAACCAATAGCAGCTTTAAGAGATACAAATTTTTAATGTAAAATAATTTATAAATAAAGTGTACTAGTTTATAAACTAGTACACTTTATTACTATTATTTATTATTTAAAAAATATTGAAAAATAATTGTAGGGAGGAATATATATTTGTGAAAAGTAAAAATTTGAAATTGTATTATTTTTTTTAAATATTATTTTGTTATTTTTTGCCTCCTTTTTCTTAATATATTTTATTTTAAAATTATATAAAAAATCCTTGTATAGCATATATAGTATACAAGGACTTAAAGTCAAATATAAAATTAAAAGCGGCATTACCTAAATATTTTCTAAACATTTATAACTGCCATTTTTATTGTAACTTACTAAAAAGAAAAAACAAGTAATAACATTTTTTACACTTATCATTTTATATTTTTATATAATATATTGTATTTTAACAAGTACTACTTAA
This genomic window contains:
- a CDS encoding fructose-specific PTS transporter subunit EIIC, with protein sequence MLSKQDDILTVEHVFIESDCKTQAEAFQEIATSAKKLGFLKKNISEKSLVNSFLQREGEGTTGFGGGVAVPHARNEDIVKSGIFIMRFKQPIPWKALDEQPVKAIIALIVPLKSAGNEHLEILSKVAQRLTKPEFQSILFNSKDKKVIIQSLNINNKPNVETSSKTISEDMKGSSKKTKNIIAITACPVGVAHTYIAQDKLEIAAKNLGYNIKVETHGSIGIKGAFTATDIANADLVIIAVSAGVADLKLERFNNKPLYKVEISKVIKNPESIVNDAFANAKPYEINKSESGQKAEKVNKSNDLFTTDKQGIMKHIMAGVGYMVPFVVFGGIMLALSIGIAKAVYGANFDIKDLPHNHFLYFMNQAGSIAFTLMIPILAGFIANSIAGRAALVPAMVSAYVANTAGLVYPIAGLEPKVSAGFLGALLIGPSVGYLVRWIITWKVPKTIAPIMPIFFIPIVVTFLISFTFIYVIGAPIGWIMEQFQNGLTHMPREAMAAIGMLLGAMIGFDMGGPINKVAFLAASTTITADPSSQLFMGAVAAAIPVAPLGMGLTTLIFRKFFNESERTLGLTAMLMGCIGISEGAIPFAVRDPKRAIISNIIGSAVAGSIAGAFLLTDAAGHGGPIVAILGAVSSVNYALWVSILLFFLAIIVGSIVTCLVYGGLLIIQSRNIKVFKLMNERIIKIFNSKKSKSKNSKNKV
- a CDS encoding MurR/RpiR family transcriptional regulator; translation: MLINDNFWSRVSKEENNFTKKEKVLINYINKNSQKMDQVTISSLAKENTVGYSVVYNLIKKLGFKGYREFIISLAAQETTFKALNREFFGDRSVLKEHYKKLMDLNDSTINYEELQRFINWIDDNRKACIYLAGIGHSGLGAEDLSNKLYRFGLRSICLNKDDDSILMHASLIIPEDVIILFSLSGKTATIVEAAKLAKKNNAKIAVVTSQDKTELVTYADWTFNIVSSGLYEAQEIFISPLFAITYFNDLVTTYLLKSKHKDWYLENRIKTNKVIKKFN
- the tsaB gene encoding tRNA (adenosine(37)-N6)-threonylcarbamoyltransferase complex dimerization subunit type 1 TsaB, which encodes MYQLYLDTTNNKLTVVILQGNKILASSSFIAWQKQTELAIPTITNLLVKCKIKLKDISKVVIANGPGSYTGIRVAITFVKTLKVLNSFLTVFTINSLLLQTGLIKSISVLSAYNNKSYLAVCDNGKIIIQPQLVDENAKIGIISDLLDYKIIENLEKCNIVENFQKLSPYFIEVKNMEDLQPYYINDPFSSHN